The following are from one region of the Carnobacterium gallinarum DSM 4847 genome:
- a CDS encoding glycoside hydrolase family 13 protein, giving the protein MEKWWQSSVVYQIYPRSFQDSNEDGIGDLPGIISRLDYLAKLGIDVIWLSPVYQSPNDDNGYDISNYETILPEFGTMSDMDLLIVEARKRNIRIVMDLVVNHTSDEHPWFSEAKKSKDNPYRDYYIWRDPVKGGAPNELQSIFSGSAWEFDTTSNQYYLHLFSKRQPDLNWENPVVQAEVWKLMNFWLAKGIGGFRMDVIDLIGKIPDREITGNGPKLHDYLQRMNQETFGKYDVLTVGETWGATPEIAKLYSNPARKELSMVFQFEHISLDEIPGKSKWDSQPLDFIKLKEVLSKWQTSLGTEGWNSLFWNNHDLPRIISRWGNDSPEYRIKSGKMLAAILHLMKGTPYIYQGEEIGMINTPVSSIEEIDDIESINMYNERIKAGYSKSEVLKAINKKGRDNARRPMQWNKTKAAGFSKGEPWLSINPNFKEINVENELEHPDSLFYFYQKLIQLRKENPLVIWGDYRELYPNDSNLFVYERRYQEEIWLVVANFYETKANFNYKGKKVKEILLQNYSDASIHIENLELRPYEVIVYHLG; this is encoded by the coding sequence ATGGAAAAATGGTGGCAAAGTTCTGTCGTATATCAAATTTATCCAAGAAGTTTTCAAGATAGTAATGAGGATGGTATTGGGGATCTACCTGGAATTATCAGTCGCTTAGATTACTTAGCTAAGTTGGGAATTGATGTTATTTGGCTTAGCCCAGTTTATCAATCCCCCAATGATGATAATGGGTACGATATTAGCAATTATGAAACAATCTTACCAGAATTTGGAACAATGTCAGATATGGATTTGTTAATAGTAGAAGCTCGAAAACGCAATATTCGTATTGTAATGGATCTAGTCGTTAATCATACCTCAGATGAGCATCCATGGTTTAGTGAAGCTAAAAAAAGCAAAGACAATCCATATCGTGATTATTATATTTGGCGTGATCCAGTTAAAGGAGGAGCACCTAATGAACTGCAATCTATTTTCAGTGGATCAGCATGGGAGTTTGATACAACCTCTAATCAATATTATTTGCATTTATTTAGTAAAAGACAACCTGATTTAAACTGGGAGAATCCTGTTGTTCAAGCAGAAGTTTGGAAATTAATGAATTTTTGGCTAGCTAAAGGAATTGGTGGTTTCAGAATGGATGTCATCGACTTAATTGGTAAAATACCGGATCGAGAGATTACTGGGAATGGTCCAAAACTCCATGACTATTTGCAACGAATGAATCAGGAGACATTTGGTAAATACGATGTGTTAACGGTAGGGGAAACATGGGGAGCTACACCAGAAATTGCAAAGCTTTATTCCAATCCTGCTCGTAAAGAATTATCCATGGTCTTTCAGTTTGAACATATCAGTTTAGATGAAATACCGGGAAAGAGTAAATGGGATAGCCAACCACTAGATTTCATAAAACTCAAAGAAGTCCTTTCAAAATGGCAAACTTCACTGGGAACAGAAGGGTGGAATAGTTTATTTTGGAACAATCATGATTTGCCAAGAATTATTTCAAGATGGGGAAATGATAGCCCAGAGTATCGAATAAAAAGTGGCAAGATGTTGGCTGCAATTTTGCATTTAATGAAAGGTACGCCCTATATCTATCAAGGAGAAGAGATTGGGATGATCAATACACCAGTTTCTTCTATAGAAGAGATAGATGATATTGAAAGTATTAACATGTACAATGAAAGAATAAAAGCAGGCTATTCAAAGAGTGAAGTTCTGAAAGCAATCAATAAAAAAGGACGAGATAATGCTAGACGACCTATGCAATGGAATAAAACCAAAGCAGCAGGTTTTAGCAAAGGAGAACCATGGCTAAGTATAAATCCAAACTTTAAAGAAATTAATGTAGAAAATGAACTTGAGCATCCTGACTCTTTATTTTACTTTTATCAGAAGCTAATCCAACTAAGAAAAGAAAATCCTTTAGTTATTTGGGGAGATTATCGAGAGTTATATCCTAATGATTCCAATTTATTTGTTTATGAACGAAGATATCAAGAGGAAATTTGGTTAGTTGTTGCAAATTTTTATGAAACAAAAGCAAATTTCAATTATAAAGGAAAAAAAGTTAAAGAAATTCTCTTACAAAACTATTCAGATGCATCTATTCATATAGAAAATTTAGAATTAAGACCGTATGAAGTGATTGTTTATCATTTAGGGTAA
- a CDS encoding glycoside hydrolase family 65 protein, protein MINRLFAVDSWKVATTNLDKKDKRLQESLTSIGNGYMGMRGNFEEGYSGETHSGTYLAGVWYPDKTRVGWWKNGYPDYFGKVINATNFIGIDVFVGEHQVDTFIDDIKDFHLDLDMQTGILTRHYTWVSSSNEIRFNFKRYVSVAEKELCVVEVTAEVLSGAKVAIKFVPKLDGNVTNEDSNYDEKFWLEVDRSNGAYSYLTTKTVPNDFDIPQFTVTTMMKNSTKDYQTHSSDDVEMLVNESFSYELKSGEKAHLTKLVAVITSRDIEPSQQVNQAENILKRANDQGAAKLERAHKIIWGERWYKADVVIAGDDEAQQGIRYNIFQLFSTYYGEDARLNVGPKGFTGEKYGGATYWDTEAYIVPMYLSVTEPEVSQQLLKYRHDQLAGAIHNAKQQGLKGALYPMVTFTGVECHNEWEITFEEIHRNAAIAYAIYNYTNYTGDESYLITDGIDVLTAIARFWADRVHYSERNQAYMIHGVTGPNEYENNVNNNWYTNTMATWVLRYTIESLAKVSPEKLIELGMTIKETNQWQQIIDQMYYPKNDELGVFVQHDTFLDKDLRNTETLNPAERPLNQNWSWDKILRSCFIKQADVLQGLYFLTNEYTIEEKKQNFEFYEPMTVHESSLSACVHSILAAEIGLEEKAVELYARTARLDLDNYNNDTDDGLHITSMSGSWLAIVQGFAGMRTYENQLQFNPFCPKDWEGYEFKLSYRGRLIKVIVTKEHVSVLLVEGESLEITLYGEKQQLSDQIQLAIQ, encoded by the coding sequence ATGATTAATCGGTTATTTGCAGTTGATTCGTGGAAAGTTGCCACTACAAATTTAGATAAAAAAGATAAACGTTTACAAGAAAGTTTAACTTCCATTGGGAATGGCTATATGGGAATGCGAGGGAATTTTGAAGAAGGTTACTCTGGCGAAACGCATAGTGGAACTTATTTAGCAGGAGTTTGGTATCCAGATAAAACTCGTGTCGGTTGGTGGAAAAATGGCTATCCAGATTATTTTGGCAAAGTGATTAATGCAACCAATTTCATTGGTATCGATGTATTTGTCGGAGAACATCAAGTAGACACCTTTATTGACGATATTAAAGACTTTCATTTAGATTTAGATATGCAAACTGGAATTCTAACGCGCCATTATACATGGGTTTCAAGTTCTAATGAAATTCGATTTAACTTTAAACGGTACGTAAGTGTCGCTGAAAAAGAGCTTTGTGTCGTGGAAGTAACTGCCGAAGTTTTAAGCGGTGCCAAAGTTGCGATTAAATTTGTTCCTAAACTGGATGGAAATGTAACAAATGAAGATAGTAATTATGATGAAAAATTTTGGCTAGAAGTGGACCGTAGTAATGGAGCATATAGTTATTTAACCACTAAAACGGTACCCAACGATTTTGATATTCCGCAATTTACAGTAACAACGATGATGAAAAATAGCACAAAAGATTATCAAACTCATAGTAGTGATGATGTAGAAATGTTAGTGAATGAAAGTTTTTCCTATGAATTAAAATCAGGAGAAAAAGCCCATTTGACTAAATTAGTTGCAGTCATAACTAGCCGCGATATAGAACCAAGTCAACAAGTGAATCAGGCGGAGAATATTCTTAAACGTGCAAACGATCAAGGCGCTGCAAAATTGGAACGTGCTCATAAAATTATTTGGGGTGAACGTTGGTATAAAGCAGATGTTGTAATTGCTGGAGATGATGAAGCGCAACAAGGAATTCGTTACAATATTTTCCAACTATTCTCCACTTATTATGGAGAGGATGCGCGTTTAAACGTTGGACCTAAAGGTTTTACTGGAGAAAAATATGGAGGAGCCACCTATTGGGATACAGAAGCGTATATTGTGCCAATGTATTTATCTGTGACCGAACCAGAAGTCAGCCAACAATTATTGAAATATCGTCATGACCAATTAGCTGGAGCTATTCATAATGCGAAACAGCAAGGTTTAAAAGGAGCCCTCTACCCAATGGTAACGTTCACTGGAGTTGAGTGTCATAATGAATGGGAGATTACATTTGAAGAAATTCATCGAAATGCTGCAATTGCATATGCGATTTACAATTATACGAATTATACTGGTGATGAATCTTATTTAATTACGGATGGGATTGATGTTTTGACAGCTATTGCTAGATTTTGGGCAGATCGTGTTCATTATTCAGAACGTAATCAAGCTTATATGATTCATGGCGTGACAGGACCAAATGAATATGAAAATAATGTCAATAATAACTGGTATACAAATACAATGGCAACTTGGGTTTTACGTTATACAATAGAGAGCCTTGCTAAAGTAAGCCCAGAAAAATTAATAGAGTTAGGTATGACTATAAAAGAAACCAATCAATGGCAGCAAATTATTGATCAAATGTACTATCCTAAAAATGATGAATTAGGAGTATTCGTTCAACATGATACTTTCTTAGACAAGGATTTACGTAATACCGAAACTCTTAATCCAGCAGAACGTCCATTAAACCAAAATTGGTCATGGGATAAAATTCTGCGCTCATGCTTTATTAAGCAAGCGGATGTTTTACAAGGACTCTATTTTTTAACAAATGAATATACTATAGAAGAGAAAAAACAAAATTTTGAATTTTATGAACCAATGACCGTTCACGAATCCTCATTGTCAGCTTGTGTTCATTCTATTTTAGCAGCAGAAATTGGGTTAGAAGAAAAAGCAGTTGAACTGTATGCTCGAACAGCTCGTTTAGATTTAGATAACTACAACAATGACACAGATGACGGTCTGCATATTACGTCAATGAGTGGGAGTTGGCTAGCGATCGTTCAAGGGTTTGCTGGAATGCGCACTTATGAGAATCAATTACAGTTTAATCCTTTTTGTCCAAAAGATTGGGAAGGATACGAGTTTAAACTCAGCTATCGTGGTCGCTTAATAAAAGTAATAGTGACCAAAGAGCATGTATCTGTCCTTTTAGTTGAAGGGGAATCTTTAGAAATCACCCTTTATGGAGAAAAACAGCAACTCTCAGATCAAATTCAACTTGCAATTCAATAG
- a CDS encoding DUF1189 domain-containing protein, protein MSKTPFPFNYFNSILTPKSVFKGRHNLNWFQNFVIFIFLNALLMIPVSLYFTNSTNFQLQEIMPNTMRLVTDEFAEKMAKQSFEAGKLIENEPFEQKEANGIVGIQLAESAVKETKNVISFEKNHFLIKDETGYSFEVRYSDSFTLKKATTKNALKEAIKQEWFKQNRAFVAFTMMIMTATIIIFSNILVMFIAAFFIWMTKKNALSSIKTYKESFNLVLNAAGLGSFFALLIGLYHFDMTILIGIQSLGLVLMLTAVFAATHFNENPRKITKKAQK, encoded by the coding sequence ATGTCAAAAACCCCATTTCCCTTTAATTATTTTAATAGTATTTTGACGCCTAAATCAGTCTTTAAAGGACGTCATAATCTAAATTGGTTTCAAAATTTTGTGATTTTTATTTTTTTAAATGCGCTACTCATGATTCCTGTTAGCTTGTATTTTACTAACAGTACAAACTTTCAATTGCAAGAAATTATGCCAAATACAATGCGTTTAGTAACAGATGAATTTGCTGAGAAAATGGCAAAGCAAAGTTTTGAGGCAGGAAAGTTGATTGAAAATGAACCATTTGAACAAAAAGAAGCAAATGGAATCGTTGGTATCCAGTTAGCTGAATCGGCCGTTAAAGAAACTAAAAATGTCATTAGTTTTGAAAAAAATCATTTTTTAATTAAAGACGAGACTGGTTATTCTTTTGAGGTTCGCTATAGTGATAGCTTTACTTTGAAAAAAGCAACAACAAAAAACGCATTAAAAGAAGCCATCAAACAAGAGTGGTTTAAACAAAATCGAGCATTTGTAGCCTTTACAATGATGATTATGACAGCGACGATTATTATTTTTAGTAATATCTTGGTGATGTTTATTGCTGCGTTCTTTATTTGGATGACGAAAAAAAATGCATTGTCTTCAATTAAAACGTATAAAGAATCATTTAATCTAGTTTTAAATGCAGCTGGCTTAGGCTCGTTCTTCGCACTTTTAATTGGCTTGTACCACTTTGATATGACTATTTTAATTGGGATCCAATCACTTGGACTAGTCCTGATGTTGACAGCTGTATTCGCTGCGACTCATTTCAATGAAAACCCTAGAAAAATCACAAAAAAAGCGCAAAAATAA
- a CDS encoding sugar ABC transporter permease: protein MKNLAKSQKNTRRLSHFFTYLFMIILSIIIIYPILITISSAFKSGNIAAFSLDFNSKWTLGNFSRLFNETLYGSWYKNTLIIAISTMIVQVTVITLAGYTYSRYRFVGRKNSLLFFLIIQMVPTMAALTAFYVMALLLGALDQYWFLTLIYIGGGIPMNTWLMKGYFDTVPIDLDESAKLDGAGHFRIFAQIVLPLVRPMIAVQALWAFMGPFGDYMLAKFLLRTPENLTVAVGLQTFINDSQNQKVSLFAAGAILIALPISILFFMLQKNFVSGLIAGGTKG from the coding sequence ATGAAAAATCTAGCAAAATCACAAAAAAATACACGCCGTCTCTCTCATTTCTTTACGTATCTCTTTATGATTATTCTATCGATTATTATCATCTATCCAATCTTGATTACCATTAGTTCTGCTTTTAAATCTGGAAATATCGCAGCCTTTAGTTTAGACTTCAATAGCAAATGGACTCTGGGAAACTTCAGCCGTTTATTTAATGAAACGTTATACGGATCTTGGTATAAAAATACGTTGATTATTGCGATTTCAACCATGATTGTTCAAGTAACAGTTATCACTTTAGCGGGCTATACTTATAGTCGTTATCGTTTTGTTGGTCGAAAAAATAGTTTGCTGTTTTTCCTAATCATTCAAATGGTTCCAACAATGGCTGCTTTAACAGCCTTCTATGTAATGGCCTTATTATTAGGAGCGTTAGATCAATATTGGTTCTTAACATTAATTTATATTGGTGGCGGAATTCCTATGAATACTTGGTTAATGAAAGGCTATTTTGATACAGTTCCAATTGATTTAGATGAATCAGCCAAATTAGATGGTGCGGGGCATTTCCGTATTTTTGCACAAATCGTTTTACCATTAGTTCGTCCAATGATTGCAGTTCAAGCATTATGGGCATTTATGGGGCCATTTGGCGATTATATGTTAGCTAAATTCTTACTGAGAACCCCAGAAAATCTAACGGTTGCAGTTGGTTTACAAACATTTATTAATGATTCTCAAAATCAAAAAGTTTCATTATTTGCAGCAGGTGCAATTTTAATCGCGCTGCCAATTTCTATCCTATTCTTTATGTTACAAAAAAACTTTGTTTCAGGCTTAATTGCTGGCGGAACAAAAGGCTAA
- a CDS encoding sugar ABC transporter permease — MKDSTKQLKDPKKAMLLSLIPGLGQFYNQQKFKGFLFLGIFIVFVVEMILVGFSAFSGLISLGSIPMEDHSLFLMIEGTLQLIMTVLFIVFYGINILDAKQVAKQWNHGFKVNQTGKAIIHNLLDKGFPYLLTFPAYILMIFTIIFPVLVTVFMAFTNYDFYHIPPASLIDWIGFKNFFSIFFLSSYRATFVSVFSWTLIWTLCASTLAIVLGVFTAVVANQDFIKGKRFFGVIFLLPWAVPAFITIMSFSNMFNDSIGAINAQVIPLLNHLPFVEIGAIAWKTDPFWTKVAIIMIQGWLGFPYIYVMTSGILQSIPGELYEAAKIDGANAFKRFTQITMPMILFVAAPIFVTQYTGNFNNFSMIYLFNQGGPGSVGGGAGSTDILISWIYKLTTGNSPQYSMAAAVTLIISAIVIAVSLIIFKKTNAFNMEDL, encoded by the coding sequence ATGAAAGATTCAACTAAACAATTAAAAGATCCAAAAAAAGCCATGCTCTTATCCCTTATCCCAGGATTAGGACAATTTTACAATCAACAAAAATTTAAAGGTTTTTTATTTTTAGGAATTTTTATCGTATTCGTAGTGGAAATGATTCTTGTTGGATTTAGCGCATTTAGTGGGCTAATTTCATTGGGCTCAATTCCAATGGAAGACCATTCTTTATTTTTAATGATTGAGGGAACACTTCAATTAATCATGACGGTTTTATTTATAGTGTTTTATGGAATCAATATTCTAGATGCGAAGCAAGTTGCTAAACAATGGAATCATGGTTTTAAGGTGAATCAAACTGGAAAAGCAATTATTCATAACTTATTAGATAAAGGTTTTCCTTATTTGCTAACATTTCCAGCCTATATTTTAATGATTTTTACTATTATTTTTCCTGTACTAGTAACTGTCTTTATGGCTTTTACAAATTATGATTTCTATCACATTCCTCCAGCAAGTTTAATTGACTGGATTGGATTTAAAAATTTCTTTAGTATCTTCTTCTTAAGTTCCTATCGTGCTACCTTTGTATCAGTATTTAGTTGGACTTTGATTTGGACATTATGTGCATCAACGCTAGCCATTGTTTTAGGTGTCTTTACCGCTGTAGTAGCAAATCAAGATTTTATTAAAGGCAAACGTTTCTTTGGTGTTATCTTCTTATTGCCGTGGGCCGTTCCAGCGTTTATCACAATTATGAGTTTTTCAAATATGTTTAATGATAGTATCGGTGCGATTAATGCTCAGGTTATTCCTTTATTAAATCATCTTCCATTTGTAGAAATCGGGGCTATCGCTTGGAAAACTGATCCATTTTGGACGAAAGTCGCAATTATTATGATTCAAGGCTGGTTAGGTTTCCCTTATATTTACGTGATGACTAGTGGGATTTTGCAATCAATCCCAGGCGAATTATACGAAGCTGCTAAAATTGATGGCGCGAATGCTTTTAAGCGCTTCACTCAAATTACAATGCCGATGATTTTATTCGTGGCTGCGCCAATTTTTGTAACCCAATATACAGGGAATTTCAATAATTTCTCAATGATCTATCTATTTAATCAAGGGGGACCAGGTAGTGTGGGTGGTGGAGCAGGTTCAACGGATATCTTAATTTCTTGGATTTACAAATTAACAACAGGAAACTCACCACAATACTCAATGGCAGCAGCAGTTACATTAATTATCTCAGCAATTGTCATTGCAGTATCCTTGATTATCTTCAAGAAAACAAATGCGTTTAATATGGAGGACTTATAG